The following DNA comes from Gopherus flavomarginatus isolate rGopFla2 chromosome 5, rGopFla2.mat.asm, whole genome shotgun sequence.
AAAGACGTGGGCAAATAGGATAGAGTTCAGAGGGGAATGACAAAAAGGGTTTACAAAGCCTGATTTAttaggaaaggtttaaaaaaattgggcatgttttgTTTTGAGACCAGAcgactgaggagggacctgataacgGTCTTCAGctctgttaagggctgttatacatGGGACATCCCGTATGAGGCCCAGACACCAAAGAGAGCAAAAGCCTTGAATTCTCATAGTGCAAGTTACATACTAAGCATTAATTAAAGCAACACATTAAGAAATTAAGCAagcttatttaatttttaatctcCGATAACCTTGCAGGGCACCATTTCAAATAGATGAATGGTCAAGAAACAAGGAAAGGTGCCTATATTCCAACAGCCACATAATGACAGGACATTAGGTAACATTGGTCCTCTCAAGCAATTGAGAACAAATTAGCTGAGAATGTTTTTCCAGTCAGTCACCCTCTTAAGAGCATCCTTaacctccttgttcctcaggctgtagatcaggGGGTTCAACATGGGGATCAGCAGGGTATAAAACACAGCAGAGATTTTCTCCTGTTCCAGTGAGTAGCTGGAACTGGGTTGTATGTGGCTTAAGCTGACAGGTCCATAGAACATGGTGACAGCTGTCAGATGAGAGgcacaggtggagaaggctttacgcCTGCCCTTGACAGAGCGGATCCTCAGGATGGAGAAGAGGATGTACAGATAAGAGATTATGACAAGCAGGAGAGTGGACATGGCAATAACCCCCGAGAACGTTACAAGCAAAATCTCACTGATGTGATTATCAGAGCAGGCGAGCTTCAGCAATGGGTTAGTGTCACAAAAGTAATGATTGATGACGTTGGGCCCGCAGAATGACAACCTCAGCAAGCCACATGTGTGGGTCAGTGAGTTCACGAGCCCCCCTACATATGAGCTGGTCACTAGATGAATACAGACTCTTTTAGACATAACAGCGGTATAGAGCAGAGGGTTACAGATGGCTACATAGCGGTCGTACGCCATCACTGCCAGCAGGAACCCTTCTGTGGTCACAAACAcgacaaaaaaaaagtgttgggCAATACAGGCAGAGTAAGAAATGCTTTTACTCCTCACCAAGAAATTCACCAGCATCCTTGGAGTGAAGATTGAGGAGTAGAAGAGGTCAACAACAGACAGGTTACcaaggaagaagtacatgggggtatgGAGTCGGGGATCAACTCTGATCAACACAATCATTCCAAGATTCCCCACCAGTGTAAGAACATAGATCACCAGGAACACCATGAAGAGGGGTATCTGTAGCTCCTGACGATCCATCAGTCCCAGGAGGATAAACTGGGTCACCGTGCTATGATTGCCCTCAGCCATTTATACAGGGGTGCATGAAACCATACCTGTTGGGATAATAAGAGTGAGCAGCATGGAAGAAGGAAATTTCATGACATGAATTAAATCTGAATGACAACATTGGTCTTGAATGTAGGTAGTGAATATCTTACAGGAAACCAGCCACCGTGATGTCTGGGAAGAGTTGGGATGGACCTTTAGATTTACACTCACTTTTTAACggggctgagattttcaaggcTGTCTAGGAGATTGACATCCAAGTCTCCATAAAATTGACTGGAATTAGGCATCCAGTTCCCCATAGGGAGTTTCTAGATTAATGTACATTATCAcaatttttttccaatgaaatATACCTGGTATGTGTTTGAGTCTGAGCTAGGTACTTCATATTGTCTGCTCACTGAGGGTAGGTTAGAAAGTACTCATACTTTTTAGATCCTTCcagattagggtgaccaaacagtaaatgggaaaaatcaggatgggggtagggggtaataggagcctatataagaaaaagacccagaaattgGGACTattcctataaaatagggacatctggtcaccctattcccgaTAATCCTTTTAGATGACCACAATGTCTGTTATGTCCCAGTCACTTGGTTACTGCTGCTTCGTAACACATCCCCTGGCAGTGTTGCTATTTCCAAGCATTTGAAAACCGTGAATCAGGCTTCCAAAAATCATGCAATTGGCTTAAAATCTtgagatcatttaaaaaataagacaCCTAGCGTTtagagagggggcagggaagcGTAATTCTGTTTTGTGCATGATTTTTATAGTTCAGAATTTGGTTTCATAAGAAGGCAAAACTATGGAACACCTCAAAAGTGAGGCTGTCTCCATTTGCTTCCTTCTTCTGGCTTCCCCTTCCCCATTTCATCAAACACAGTTTGTTTTCAATCCAAGACCCTTCCCAGTCTATTAACACAGTGAAGATCATCTGCTATTGCA
Coding sequences within:
- the LOC127052903 gene encoding olfactory receptor-like protein COR8, giving the protein MAEGNHSTVTQFILLGLMDRQELQIPLFMVFLVIYVLTLVGNLGMIVLIRVDPRLHTPMYFFLGNLSVVDLFYSSIFTPRMLVNFLVRSKSISYSACIAQHFFFVVFVTTEGFLLAVMAYDRYVAICNPLLYTAVMSKRVCIHLVTSSYVGGLVNSLTHTCGLLRLSFCGPNVINHYFCDTNPLLKLACSDNHISEILLVTFSGVIAMSTLLLVIISYLYILFSILRIRSVKGRRKAFSTCASHLTAVTMFYGPVSLSHIQPSSSYSLEQEKISAVFYTLLIPMLNPLIYSLRNKEVKDALKRVTDWKNILS